Proteins found in one Sorghum bicolor cultivar BTx623 chromosome 1, Sorghum_bicolor_NCBIv3, whole genome shotgun sequence genomic segment:
- the LOC8067542 gene encoding uncharacterized oxidoreductase At4g09670 — MSSSAAPVQPPPPRPVRFGILGCADIARKISRAMRMLPAGAATVAAVGSRSEDKARRFVTEIGFPAARVHGSYESLLGDPDVEAVYLPLPTSLHVPWATAVAARDKHLLLEKPTALCAAELDAILAACDASGIQFMDTTMWIHNPRTAKMREIVSDKDAFGDVRVINSMCSFRASEEFLKNDIRVKPDLDALGVLGDVGWYCIRSILWAVDYEMPETVIAHRHPVKNQAGVLLACGATLYWADGKTANFNCSFLTNLAFDVTLYGTNGTLHVTDLVIPYEENSAEFSVASKSNFVKPTIGWDPLPRKHVVTTDLPQEALMVQEFTRLVQNIRDSGGRPERKWPAITRKTQVVLDAVKASIDKGSEPIEVAS; from the exons ATGTCGTCCTCTGCAGCGCCAGTgcagccgccgccaccgcgccCGGTGCGCTTCGGCATCCTGGGCTGCGCTGACATCGCGCGCAAGATCTCGCGTGCAATGCGGATGCTCCCTGCGGGCGCCGCTACCGTCGCCGCCGTAGGCAGTCGCTCCGAGGACAAGGCCCGCCGCTTCGTCACCGAAATCGGCTTCCCCGCGGCGCGCGTCCACGGCTCCTACGAGTCTCTCCTAGGGGACCCGGACGTGGAGGCCGTGTACCTCCCGCTCCCCACCAGTCTCCACGTGCCCTGGGCCACAGCCGTCGCCGCGCGTGACAAGCACCTGCTCCTCGAGAAGCCCACCGCGCTCTGCGCCGCCGAGCTCGACGCCATCCTCGCCGCCTGCGACGCCTCCGGGATCCAGTTCATGGACACCACCATGTGGATCCACAACCCGCGCACCGCCAAGATGCGGGAGATCGTCAGCGACAAGGATGCCTTCGGTGACGTCAGAGTG ATAAACAGTATGTGCAGCTTTCGGGCATCCGAAGAATTCCTCAAGAATGACATCAGGGTAAAGCCAGACCTTGATGCCTTGGGTGTTCTCGGTGATGTTGGATGGTACTGCATCCGTTCAATCTTGTGGGCTGTTGACTATGAGATGCCCGAGACCGTGATCGCTCACCGTCATCCTGTCAAGAACCAAGCTGGCGTGCTTCTTGCTTGTGGTGCGACATTGTACTGGGCAGATGGCAAGACTGCAAATTTCAACTGCTCATTTCTTACTAACCTCGCTTTTGACGTCACCTTATATGGCACAAACGGTACTCTCCATGTCACTGACTTGGTCATTCCGTATGAAGAAAATTCTGCGGAGTTCAGTGTGGCCTCAAAGTCAAACTTTGTCAAACCCACCATCGGATGGGATCCATTGCCAAGGAAGCATGTTGTTACTACAGATCTGCCACAGGAGGCGCTCATGGTCCAGGAATTCACAAGGCTTGTGCAGAACATCCGGGACTCCGGGGGCAGGCCTGAGCGTAAGTGGCCGGCTATCACCCGGAAGACGCAGGTGGTTCTGGATGCCGTGAAAGCTTCCATTGACAAGGGATCTGAACCAATTGAGGTTGCCAGCTAA
- the LOC8076602 gene encoding uncharacterized oxidoreductase At4g09670, whose protein sequence is MSSAAAPDQRPRPVRFGILGCADIARKISRAISMLPPGAATIAAVGSRSEEKARLFVADNTLDGAATRLHGSYEALLDDPDVDAVYLPLPTSLHVRWATAAAARGKHVLLEKPTALCAADIDAILTACDAAGVQFMDCTMWMHHPRTAKMRETVDDKDTIGDIRTINSVFSFQANEDFLENDIRVKPDLDALGALGDVGWYCIRAILWAVDYELPKIVIALRDPVKNRAGVLLACGATLHWADGKTATFSCSFLTNVTMDITLVGTNGTIHVTDFVIPHQEKSAEFHVASKSSFAELDIGWDLPSKHVVATDLPQEALMVQEFARLVQGIRDAGSKPERKWPAITRKTQLVLDAVKASIDKGSEPVEVAS, encoded by the exons ATGTCGTCCGCCGCGGCGCCAGACCAGCGGCCGCGCCCCGTGCGCTTCGGCATCCTGGGCTGCGCTGACATCGCGCGTAAGATCTCGCGCGCGATTTCGATGCTCCCTCCAGGCGCCGCCACCATCGCTGCCGTCGGGAGCCGCTCCGAGGAGAAGGCCCGCCTCTTCGTCGCCGACAACACCCTCGACGGCGCCGCCACCCGACTCCACGGCTCCTACGAGGCGCTCCTCGACGACCCGGACGTGGACGCCGTCTACCTCCCGCTCCCCACCAGCCTCCACGTGCGCtgggccaccgccgccgccgcaaggGGCAAGCACGTGCTCTTAGAGAAGCCCACCGCGCTGTGCGCCGCCGACATCGACGCCATCCTCACCGCCTGCGACGCCGCGGGGGTCCAGTTCATGGACTGCACCATGTGGATGCACCACCCGCGCACGGCCAAGATGCGGGagaccgtcgacgacaaggacACCATTGGGGACATCAGAACG ATTAACAGTGTGTTCAGCTTtcaagcaaatgaagatttcctcGAGAATGACATCAGAGTAAAGCCAGATCTTGATGCCCTGGGTGCACTTGGTGATGTTGGGTGGTACTGCATCCGTGCGATCCTGTGGGCTGTTGACTATGAGTTGCCCAAGATTGTGATCGCACTGCGTGACCCTGTAAAGAACCGAGCTGGCGTGCTTCTTGCGTGCGGCGCGACATTGCACTGGGCAGATGGCAAGACTGCCACCTTCAGCTGCTCTTTCCTCACCAATGTCACCATGGACATCACCTTAGTTGGCACGAATGGAACTATCCATGTCACTGACTTCGTCATCCCACACCAAGAAAAGTCGGCGGAGTTCCACGTGGCTTCAAAGTCAAGCTTTGCTGAGCTCGACATCGGGTGGGATCTGCCAAGCAAGCACGTCGTGGCGACAGACCTGCCACAGGAAGCCCTTATGGTCCAGGAATTCGCGAGGCTCGTGCAGGGCATCCGGGATGCTGGGAGCAAGCCTGAGAGGAAGTGGCCGGCTATCACCCGGAAGACGCAGCTGGTTTTGGATGCTGTGAAAGCCTCGATTGACAAAGGGTCTGAGCCAGTTGAGGTGGCTAGCTAA